One Kitasatospora sp. NBC_01266 genomic window carries:
- a CDS encoding GNAT family N-acetyltransferase: MTWTLTDSLAEFRAAAGAFLAAHPAENTVMLTLVDRLAAGSPAGGDPGKPPRFGWWRPSVGAPVAGAWMQTPPQPVRLGAMPLEAATELLDVLVDGPELTGVAGAVGRARAFAAAWAERSGGRVEVREEQRLYRLGELAVPAVAGRLRQAGPADHELLVAWFKAFFVDINMFSVHRVEELAARRAANGELHLWEVEGRPVALAGLSPVLAGMTRVGPVYTPPELRTNGYASAVTAAVSALAGERGAAQVLLYANLANPTSNSIYQRIGYRPVEDSVVLGFTPSPS; the protein is encoded by the coding sequence ATGACCTGGACTCTCACCGACTCGCTCGCCGAGTTCCGCGCCGCCGCCGGGGCCTTCCTGGCGGCGCACCCGGCCGAGAACACCGTCATGCTCACCCTGGTCGACCGGCTGGCGGCCGGCAGCCCGGCCGGTGGCGACCCGGGCAAGCCGCCGCGCTTCGGCTGGTGGCGCCCGAGCGTCGGGGCACCGGTGGCGGGGGCCTGGATGCAGACCCCGCCGCAGCCGGTCCGGCTCGGCGCGATGCCCCTGGAGGCGGCCACCGAGCTGCTGGACGTGCTGGTCGACGGACCCGAACTGACCGGCGTGGCCGGCGCCGTGGGCCGGGCGCGGGCGTTCGCCGCGGCCTGGGCCGAGCGCTCGGGCGGCAGGGTCGAGGTGCGCGAGGAGCAGCGGCTCTACCGGCTGGGCGAGTTGGCGGTGCCCGCGGTGGCCGGCCGGCTCCGGCAGGCCGGTCCGGCGGACCACGAGCTGCTGGTCGCCTGGTTCAAGGCCTTCTTCGTCGACATCAACATGTTCTCGGTCCACCGGGTCGAGGAGCTGGCCGCGCGCCGGGCCGCCAACGGGGAACTCCACCTCTGGGAGGTCGAGGGCCGGCCGGTCGCGCTGGCAGGGCTCTCCCCGGTGCTCGCCGGGATGACCCGGGTCGGCCCGGTCTACACCCCGCCCGAGCTGCGCACAAACGGCTACGCCAGCGCGGTGACGGCGGCGGTCTCGGCGCTGGCGGGCGAGCGCGGGGCGGCGCAGGTGCTGCTCTACGCCAACCTGGCCAACCCGACCAGCAACTCGATCTACCAGCGGATCGGCTACCGGCCGGTGGAGGACAGCGTGGTCCTCGGCTTCACTCCCAGTCCCAGCTGA
- a CDS encoding papain-like cysteine protease family protein, with translation MSASRPSRAPGRLRKALAVAALTALGPALTVATSSPATAAAEPTAAVPAAAAAPGPLAQARPAFAAGARTAADGSSKTLNISMQQQQNSNWCWAASGDTIASWFGYDYTQNQFCDAAFGNSLNATCPNDEAALDDVQNALSWIGINPGDYVTGYLNYSTVQNEINNNRPVETRIQWSSGGGHMEVLYGYDLSDNWVYWGDPWPSDYRYNWADYDYYVSNSSFSWTHSLYQIGA, from the coding sequence ATGTCCGCTTCCAGACCGTCCCGGGCCCCCGGGCGCCTGCGCAAGGCGCTCGCCGTGGCCGCGCTCACCGCGCTCGGCCCGGCCCTGACCGTGGCCACCAGCTCGCCGGCCACCGCCGCCGCCGAGCCCACCGCAGCAGTGCCGGCAGCAGCAGCCGCGCCGGGCCCGCTCGCCCAGGCCCGTCCGGCCTTCGCCGCCGGTGCGCGGACGGCTGCCGACGGCAGCTCGAAGACCCTCAACATCAGCATGCAGCAACAGCAGAACTCCAACTGGTGCTGGGCGGCCAGCGGCGACACCATCGCCAGCTGGTTCGGCTACGACTACACCCAGAACCAGTTCTGCGACGCCGCGTTCGGCAACTCCCTCAACGCCACCTGCCCCAACGACGAGGCGGCGCTGGACGACGTGCAGAACGCGCTGAGCTGGATCGGCATCAACCCGGGCGACTACGTCACCGGGTACCTCAACTACAGCACCGTGCAGAACGAGATCAACAACAACCGGCCGGTGGAGACCCGGATCCAGTGGTCCTCGGGCGGCGGCCACATGGAGGTGCTGTACGGCTACGACCTCAGCGACAACTGGGTCTACTGGGGCGATCCCTGGCCGTCGGACTACCGCTACAACTGGGCGGACTACGACTACTACGTGAGCAACAGCTCCTTCTCCTGGACCCACTCCCTCTACCAGATCGGCGCGTGA